Proteins encoded within one genomic window of Siniperca chuatsi isolate FFG_IHB_CAS linkage group LG4, ASM2008510v1, whole genome shotgun sequence:
- the LOC122874884 gene encoding titin-like, translating to MEASNNETGKKAEDQAHTLNINMTPDTDAELTAKDVQGQHATSAENGEHNPKVQPGPVTDKENAVKPKLQITFNTFTVKNGEDLKVEVPVVGHPAPKIEWRRDGQAVKETSRLEVSNTSSLTVLHIRRAAREQSGQYSITASNSAGKYTGEIIVVVLEKPDPPTGPVRIDEVSSDYVTISWEPPEYTGGCQLDNYIVEKRETTSTEWQTVSATTVRTTIKVTKLKTGSEYQFRLLAENRYGKSTAITSPLVTAQYPFSVPTAPGTPFASAVTKYSMVVEWEPPAKDGGSPIIGYHLERKEKNSILWTKLNKLVIPDARFKTGGLEEGIEYEFRVFAENIAGLSPSSKISESYVARDPCDPPGKPEAVVITRENITLQWAKPRYDGGSTITGYVVEKKELPDGRWMKANFTSVIENQFTVTGLTGGQSYEFRVTAKNGAGVWSTPSESVTIIAQDVIEGPTAFIDPKFKSTTVVQAGETFVIDADYFGKPLPEVTWLKNGKGIDKVTPRMEVKNTLTHTTLTVRDCTRVDGGHFVLSLSNTGGTTSIPVNVKVLDRPGPPDGPLKVKVVSAEKCNLHWNPPVNDGGASVSHYIIEKRETSRVTWTGVEPHVEAVSYKVTKLVPGKEYIFRIAAVNKFGVGEFLESDPFIAQNPFTAPSAPSTPTASAVNGDSVVLTWERPETDGGSEIDGYILEKRDKEGVRWTKCNKRRLNDLRFRCTGLAEGHYYQFRVSAENAAGLGAPSEPSEYIKVCEATYPPGPPTNPKVTDYSSSTVSLTWSKPIYDGGAAISGFAVEMKEAAEDEWITCTPSTGVEDTNYTVKRLRENAEYNFRICAMNAAGVGEHVDLPGSVVAAEKLEAPEIELDTTLRKMVSVRACSTLCLFVPIRGRPEPEVKWSKEGGTLSECAQIKVTSSYTELLIENVNRNDTGKYVLTAENCNGSKSAFINVRVLDSPSAPTNLEVKDVKRDSVSISWDAPLIDGGAKISHYIVEKREEARKAFTSICSNCVRNSYKIDNLQEGCFYYFRVLAVNEFGTGLPVETTDAVKVSEAPLPPGKITLSDVTCSSARLSWEKPDHDGGSKITCYIVEMQAKGDDTWTICSESKALQVTINGLAKGKEYCFRVTAVNEKGKSEPKSLLAPVTVNDTSAEPIIHLLSNTFSVRAGNDLKIDVPFKGVPPPTVAWKKDGNLLKETSRVNVHTSDTSSQIIIKDATRIDVGVYEVTLANSVGTTSTEIFVNVFERPGPPSDLSVDEVSADFMSLSWQPPHYTGGCQISNYVVEKRDTGSTTWQTVSATVARTSIKISRLTQGTEYQFRIAAENRYGKSHFVESEPVVAQYPFKPPGPPTTLRIVNASKSVMVVAWSKPDSDGGSPIIGYHIECKDQSSILWTKLNRSPVTDNQFKVTSVEEGLIYEFRVCAENMAGVGPCSKASEPVAARDQCDPPRNLTVTNITNSSVSLSWDKPEYDGGAKITGYIVERKELPDSCWLKCNFTNLQDTFLEVTGLTEGEQYDFRVIAKNAAELFSASSETTGPVTVQHDVEPPKIILEDKFRQVVVVKAGELLRIDADISGRPNPTVFWLKNGRNIGTKGRVEITATKTHTSLLIRETVRKDSGQYTLTLQNTGGTTSKAITCKVLDRPSPPAGPLEVSGLSAEKCTLSWGPPHETGGAEIMHYIVEKCETSRVAWILVYGDMMATTCKITKLLKGNEYLFRVRAVNKYGEGETLESEPIKAMDPFSIPSAPMDVEVTSATSDAMTICWKRPATDGGSRISGYIIEKREKQGVRWVRVNKKPVYDLRVKASCLHEGCEYEFRVFAENAAGLSEPSLPCPLTLAEDPKFLPSPPAKPTIMDSSRSSITLSWNKPLFDGGAAVTGYKVEFRKSSEEDWTVGVHNTDKTEFTVTGLASETEYVFIVRSINKIGISEPSPETDPQVAMEREEEPRFDISTEMRKALLVKDGSSFTLTVPFIGKPVPSVTWDKADVDLRVRGMINTSSCVTSITVEGATRDDSGKYIVKLQNVAGSASLTLNVRVLDSPGPPTHVAVKDVTKNSATVSWDIPENEGGAPVKNYFVDIRDISRKGWTRLTDKCRRLSYKVSDLEEGGIYFFRVTAENEYGIGVPAETKEGTKMADTTDWETNPGA from the exons ATGGAAGCCAGCAACAATGAA ACAGGAAAGAAAGCAGAGGATCAAGCCCACActctaaatataaatatgaccCCAGATACTGATGCAGAGCTCACAGCAAAGGATGTCCAAG GTCAGCATGCCACTTCTGCAGAGAACGGAGAACACAACCCTAAAGTTCAACCCGGCCCTGTCACAGATAAGGAAAATGCTGTTAAGCCAAAACTCCAGATAACTTTTAACACGTTTACTGTCAAGAATGGTGAAGATTTGAAAGTAGAGGTCCCAGTGGTTGGGCACCCAGCACCAAAGATTGAATGGAGAAGAGATGGTCAGGCAGTCAAAGAGACATCAAGGCTAGAGGTTTCAAATACATCGTCATTAACGGTTCTTCATATCAGACGTGCTGCCAGGGAGCAGTCTGGTCAATACTCTATCACAGCAAGCAACAGTGCTGGAAAATATACAGGAGAAATCATTGTGGTTGTTCTTGAGAAGCCGGACCCACCCACAGGGCCTGTGAGGATTGATGAGGTCAGTTCTGACTATGTTACCATCTCCTGGGAGCCACCAGAATACACAGGAGGCTGTCAGCTAGACAACTACATAGTGGAGAAACGGGAAACTACAAGTACAGAATGGCAGACTGTGTCAGCAACGACAGTAAGAACCACAATCAAAGTCACCAAActgaagacaggaagtgaataCCAATTCAGATTGTTGGCAGAAAATAGGTATGGAAAGAGTACTGCAATCACCTCTCCTCTTGTAACTGCACAATATCCTTTTAGTGTGCCCACTGCTCCTGGCACCCCCTTTGCGTCCGCAGTGACAAAGTACAGCATGGTGGTTGAATGGGAGCCTCCAGCCAAAGATGGAGGCAGCCCCATCATCGGCTATCACCTTGAACGCAAAGAGAAGAACagcattttatggaccaaactgAACAAACTTGTTATACCTGATGCTCGCTTCAAAACAGGTGGACTGGAGGAAGGCATTGAGTATGAATTCAGAGTCTTTGCTGAGAATATTGCTGGACTCAGTCCATCTAGCAAGATATCTGAGTCATATGTGGCAAGAGACCCGTGTGATCCACCCGGTAAACCTGAAGCTGTTGTCATTACTAGAGAGAACATCACACTTCAGTGGGCAAAACCCAGGTATGATGGTGGAAGCACCATTACAGGCTACGTTGTTGAAAAGAAGGAGCTCCCAGATGGCAGATGGATGAAGGCAAACTTCACCAGTGTTATTGAGAATCAGTTCACAGTCACAGGTCTGACAGGAGGCCAAAGTTATGAGTTTAGAGTAACTGCTAAGAACGGTGCTGGTGTTTGGAGCACCCCTTCAGAAAGTGTAACCATCATCGCTCAGGATGTTATTGAAGGACCCACAGCATTCATTGATCCTAAGTTCAAGAGTACTACTGTTGTTCAGGCTGGTGAGACATTCGTTATTGATGCTGATTACTTCGGGAAGCCCCTCCCTGAAGTAACATGGctgaaaaatggaaaaggaaTTGACAAAGTTACACCGAGAATGGAGGTCAAAAACACCCTCACTCATACAACTCTGACCGTCAGAGACTGTACACGAGTGGATGGAGGACACTTTGTCTTGAGCCTCAGTAACACTGGTGGAACTACATCTATCCCAGTTAATGTGAAGGTCCTCGATAGACCTGGTCCTCCAGATGGACCTCTGAAGGTGAAAGTTGTCAGTGCAGAGAAGTGTAATCTTCACTGGAACCCCCCTGTAAATGATGGCGGTGCCAGTGTTTCCCACTACATCATTGAAAAAAGGGAGACCAGCCGTGTTACATGGACAGGGGTTGAGCCTCACGTTGAGGCTGTCAGTTACAAAGTGACAAAACTGGTGCCTGGTAAAGAATATATATTCAGGATTGCTGCCGTGAATAAATTTGGTGTTGGTGAATTTCTGGAATCAGACCCCTTCATTGCACAAAACCCTTTTACAGCACCTAGTGCACCTTCTACCCCTACAGCCAGCGCTGTGAATGGTGACTCTGTAGTGCTAACATGGGAAAGGCCTGAGACTGATGGAGGCTCAGAGATTGATGGCTACATCCTGGAGAAACGTGACAAAGAGGGTGTCAGGTGGACTAAATGCAACAAGAGAAGACTAAATGATTTACGCTTCAGATGCACAGGGCTCGCTGAGGGACATTACTATCAGTTTAGAGTATCGGCAGAGAATGCTGCTGGTCTGGGTGCACCCAGTGAGCCAAGTGAGTATATAAAAGTATGTGAAGCTACGTACCCACCTGGTCCCCCTACCAACCCCAAAGTGACAGACTATTCCAGCAGTACTGTGTCTCTGACATGGTCAAAGCCCATCTATGATGGTGGAGCAGCCATCAGTGGATTTGCAGTTGAGAtgaaagaagcagcagaagatgAGTGGATCACTTGCACACCAAGCACAGGTGTAGAGGACACAAACTACACTGTgaagagactgagagaaaatgCAGAGTACAATTTTCGTATATGTGCGATGAACGCCGCTGGAGTTGGAGAACATGTGGATCTACCTGGGTCTGTGGTAGCTGCTGAAAAACTGGAGGCACCAGAGATTGAGTTGGACACTACCTTGAGGAAAATGGTCAGTGTTCGAGCCTGTTCCACATTATGTCTCTTTGTCCCCATCAGAGGAAGGCCAGAGCCTGAGGTTAAGTGGTCAAAGGAAGGTGGCACTCTCAGTGAGTGTGCTCAAATTAAGGTAACAAGCTCCTACACAGAGTTATTGATTGAGAATGTCAATAGAAATGACACAGGAAAATATGTGTTGACTGCTGAGAACTGCAATGGTTCTAAATCAGCATTCATCAATGTCAGAGTATTGGACTCTCCCAGCGCACCAACAAATTTAGAGGTAAAGGATGTAAAGAGAGACTCTGTGTCCATCTCCTGGGATGCACCTCTCATTGACGGAGGAGCAAAGATTTCACACTACATCGTAGAAAAACGAGAGGAGGCTAGGAAGGCATTCACAAGCATCTGTAGCAACTGCGTGAGAAACTCATACAAGATTGACAATCTCCAGGAAGGATGCTTCTATTATTTCCGTGTCCTGGCTGTGAATGAGTTTGGCACTGGACTGCCAGTAGAGACCACCGATGCTGTTAAAGTGTCTGAAGCTCCTCTGCCTCCTGGCAAAATCACACTCAGTGATGTTACTTGCAGCAGTGCAAGACTCTCTTGGGAGAAGCCTGACCATGATGGAGGAAGCAAAATCACATGTTATATCGTAGAAATGCAGGCTAAGGGAGATGACACATGGACAATATGTTCAGAGAGTAAAGCACTGCAAGTGACTATTAATGGGCTGGCAAAAGGAAAGGAATATTGCTTTAGAGTGACTGCTGtaaatgaaaagggaaaaagtGAACCAAAGTCCCTTTTGGCACCTGTTACAGTAAATGATACTAGTGCTGAGCCCATTATTCATTTGTTGTCCAACACATTCAGTGTGAGGGCAGGAAATGATTTAAAGATTGATGTTCCATTCAAGGGTGTACCACCGCCAACAGTAGCCTGGAAGAAAGATGGCAACTTGCTGAAAGAGACAAGCAGGGTAAATGTGCACACATCTGACACATCATCTCAGATCATTATCAAAGATGCAACCAGAATAGACGTTGGTGTGTATGAGGTGACGCTGGCCAACTCAGTTGGAACCACATCCACTGAAATCTTTGTTAATGTGTTTGAAAGACCTGGACCACCAAGTGACCTCAGCGTGGATGAAGTGAGTGCTGACTTTATGTCTTTGTCATGGCAGCCCCCACATTATACTGGCGGATGTCAAATCAGTAATTATGTGGTTGAGAAGAGAGATACAGGCAGCACAACATGGCAGACTGTGTCAGCTACAGTTGCCAGAACATCAATCAAAATTTCCCGTCTGACACAGGGCACTGAATATCAGTTTCGTATTGCTGCAGAGAATCGCTACGGCAAAAGCCACTTTGTTGAGTCTGAACCTGTTGTTGCCCAGTATCCCTTTAAGCCCCCTGGTCCACCAACCACTCTCCGAATTGTGAATGCCTCAAAGTCTGTCATGGTGGTTGCATGGAGCAAGCCAGACAGTGATGGTGGCAGCCCTATTATTGGTTATCATATTGAATGCAAAGATCAAAGCAGTATTTTGTGGACAAAGTTAAACAGAAGCCCAGTGACTGACAACCAGTTCAAGGTAACAAGTGTTGAAGAAGGTCTGATATATGAGTTCAGGGTCTGTGCTGAGAATATGGCTGGTGTTGGACCATGCAGTAAGGCATCTGAGCCTGTAGCAGCAAGAGATCAGTGTGATCCCCCACGCAACCTCACAGTCACCAATATAACCAACAGCTCAGTTTCCCTCTCATGGGACAAACCAGAATATGATGGTGGGGCTAAAATAACTGGGTACATTGTTGAGCGCAAAGAGCTGCCAGATAGTTGCTGGCTTAAGTGTAACTTCACCAACTTACAGGACACCTTCTTGGAAGTGACTGGCCTCACAGAGGGTGAACAGTATGATTTTCGTGTGATTGCAAAAAATGCAGCTGAGCTCTTCAGTGCCTCCTCTGAAACCACAGGACCTGTTACAGTGCAGCATGACGTAGAGCCACCCAAAATTATCTTGGAGGACAAATTTAGACAGGTGGTGGTTGTCAAAGCAGGAGAGCTCCTAAGAATAGATGCTGACATCTCTGGTCGCCCCAACCCTACAGTGTTTTGGTTGAAGAATGGTAGAAATATTGGCACCAAGGGAAGGGTTGAGATAACTGCAACAAAGACACATACCTCTCTACTTATCAGAGAAACGGTTAGGAAAGACTCTGGACAGTATACTCTGACCCTACAGAACACAGGTGGTACCACATCTAAGGCTATCACCTGCAAGGTCCTGGACAGGCCCAGCCCACCTGCTGGACCTCTGGAAGTGTCTGGACTCTCAGCAGAGAAATGCACCCTGTCATGGGGACCCCCTCATGAGACTGGCGGTGCTGAGATCATGCACTACATTGTTGAAAAGTGTGAAACCAGCCGTGTAGCTTGGATCCTTGTGTACGGTGACATGATGGCAACTACTTGCAAAATAACCAAGCTGCTCAAAGGAAATGAATACCTGTTCAGGGTAAGGGCAGTGAACAAGTACGGGGAAGGTGAGACTTTGGAAAGTGAGCCTATCAAGGCCATGGATCCCTTTAGTATCCCATCTGCTCCGATGGATGTTGAGGTCACAAGTGCAACCAGCGATGCTATGACTATCTGCTGGAAGAGACCTGCCACTGATGGCGGCAGCCGCATCAGCGGATACATTATAGAGAAGAGGGAGAAGCAGGGTGTTCGTTGGGTTCGTGTCAATAAGAAACCAGTCTATGACCTACGAGTCAAAGCCTCCTGCCTGCATGAGGGATGTGAGTATGAATTCAGAGTTTTTGCTGAGAATGCTGCTGGATTAAGTGAACCCAGTCTCCCATGCCCACTCACTCTGGCAGAGGATCCAAAGTTTCTACCTTCCCCTCCTGCAAAACCCACCATAATGGATTCATCCAGGTCCTCCATCACTCTGTCATGGAACAAGCCGCTGTTTGATGGTGGAGCAGCAGTCACTGGGTACAAAGTTGAATTCAGAAAATCATCAGAAGAAGATTGGACTGTTGGTGTCCATAACACAGATAAAACTGAGTTTACAGTTACTGGACTCGCTTCGGAGACGGAATACGTGTTTATTGTCAGATCCATAAACAAGATTGGCATCAGCGAGCCCAGTCCTGAAACAGATCCTCAAGTGGccatggagagagaggaggagcccAGGTTTGATATTAGCACCGAGATGAGGAAGGCCCTGCTTGTTAAAGATGGCAGCTCCTTCACTTTGACTGTGCCTTTCATAGGCAAACCTGTTCCCAGTGTGACATGGGACAAAGCAGATGTAGATCTGAGAGTCAGAGGAATGATCAACACCAGCAGCTGCGTCACATCTATCACAGTGGAAGGGGCAACACGTGATGACTCTGGCAAATATATAGTAAAACTGCAAAACGTTGCTGGATCTGCCTCTTTGACGCTGAATGTGAGGGTTTTGGATTCACCTGGTCCACCAACTCATGTAGCAGTTAAAGATGTGACCAAGAACTCTGCCACTGTTTCATGGGACATCCCTGAGAATGAGGGAGGAGCCCCAGTCAAGAACTATTTTGTAGATATACGGGACATCAGCAGAAAAGGGTGGACGAGACTCACGGACAAATGCCGCCGACTGTCCTACAAGGTGTCTGAcctggaggagggaggaatCTACTTCTTCAGAGTCACAGCTGAAAACGAGTACGGGATCGGTGTTCCAGCAGAGACCAAGGAGGGAACGAAAATGGCAG aTACAACAGACTGGGAGACAAATCCAGGAGCTTAG
- the LOC122874888 gene encoding calcium and integrin-binding protein 1-like: MGTTASQLGKDLLSEYQELTFLTKQEILLAHKRFTELLTKDEKGLPNTRVPMERILTLPELKSNPFRKRICHVFSTSEQKDGSLTFEDFLDLLSAFSDSATLEIKSHYAFRIFDFDDDGTLDVVDLEKLVNCLTGETDDTRLTTEEMRQLISNILEESDIDKDGTVNLSEFQHVISRSPDFVSSFKIVL; this comes from the exons ATGGGTACAACGGCAAGTCAACTTGGGAAGGATTTGCTCTCAGAATACCAA GAGCTGACATTcttgacaaaacaagaaattctTCT tgcTCACAAGAGATTCACTGAGCTGCTCACGAAAGATGAGAAAGGCCTTCCAAATACCAGAGTACCAATGGAGAGGATTCTAACTCTgccagagctcaag TCCAACCCTTTCAGGAAAAGAATCTGCCATGTATTCTCAACATCTGAACAGAAAGATGGAAGCCTCACATTTGAGGACTTTCTGGACCTCTTGAGTGCCTTCAGCGACTCTGCTACTCTGGAAATCAAATCCCACTATGCATTCCGCATATTTG ACTTTGACGATGATGGGACTCTTGATGTTGTTGATCTGGAGAAGTTGGTTAACTGCCTGACCGGTGAGACAGATGACACAAGACTAACAACCGAAGAAATGAGACAGCTCATCAGCAAC ATTCTTGAAGAGTCCGACATTGACAAGGATGGAACCGTGAACCTCTCAGAGTTTCAGCATGTCATTTCAAGGTCACCAGATTTTGTCAG TTCTTTCAAGATTGTGCTGTGA